In Grus americana isolate bGruAme1 chromosome 4, bGruAme1.mat, whole genome shotgun sequence, one genomic interval encodes:
- the GRSF1 gene encoding G-rich sequence factor 1, translated as MAAAAAARRGLAALLLSRRPPLPPWLRPPLARSIPRVAAALGPGAPRAPAPLCAAVRSYSQVTDAPSQEGHLSEQEPEPPKADSDNVFLVRAQGFPFSCTEEDVLTFFEGCRIRNGENGIHFLLNRDGRRRGDALIELESKADVQRALEKHLRYMGPRYVKVFEVHDSDVEGLLQNLRDESQAINDGVVLLRGLPFSSTEDDIAYFFSGLKITDIAFVYRGERKTGEAFVQFAAPEMAAKALLQHREYMGSRYIEVYISRKHQMQRHMPYDRQLPTYPKARKEYEPISEERPLSNTGGSTAERENKLCREEKESSGHVSESENISSPLHLVHMRGFPTQATAQDIITFFAPLKPMRIMVEYNSHGEATGEADVHFESHEDAVAAMAKKGSQLQCSAVELFLNEHPQAKDDC; from the exons atggccgccgccgccgcagcacGCCGCGGCCTGGCCGCCCTGCTGCTCAGTCgccggccgccgctgccgccctGGCTGCGCCCGCCGCTCGCCCGTAGCATCCCCAGAGTCGCCGCCGCCCTCGGGCCGGGCGCGCCGCGGGCCCCCGCTCCGCTCTGCGCCGCCGTCCGCAGCTACAGCCAG GTTACAGATGCGCCGTCCCAGGAAGGTCACCTCTCGGAGCAGGAACCCGAGCCACCCAAGGCAGACAGTGACAATGTCTTTCTCGTCAGGGCGCAAGGATTCCCCTTCTCCTGCACCGAGGAAGATGTGCTTACCTTTTTTGAAG GCTGTAGAATTCGAAACGGTGAGAACGGCATACACTTCCTCTTAAACAGGGATGGGAGACGCAGGGGGGATGCGTTGATTGAGCTGGAGTCGAAAGCGGATGTCCAGAGAGCCTTGGAAAAGCACCTGAGGTATATGGGCCCACGCTATGTTAAAG TTTTTGAAGTACACGATAGTGATGTAGAAGGCTTACTACAAAATCTGCGGGATGAGTCACAAGCCATAAATGATGGAGTTGTACTACTCAGAGGCCTTCCGTTCAGCTCCACTGAGGATGatattgcatattttttctcAG GTTTGAAAATAACTGACATAGCTTTCGTTTAccgaggagaaagaaaaacaggagaagcTTTCGTGCAGTTTGCAGCTCCTGAAATGGCAGCTAAAGCCCTGCTACAACACAGGGAATATATGGGAAGTAG GTATATAGAAGTGTACATAAGTAGAAAGCATCAAATGCAAAGGCACATGCCTTATGACAGGCAGCTGCCAACCTACCCCAAAGCGAGAAAAGAATATGAACCCATCTCTGAAGAAAGGCCATTGAGCAACACAGGAGGCTCCACcgctgaaagagaaaata AATtgtgcagagaagaaaaggaaagctccGGGCACGTTTCAGAATCTGAGAACATCTCATCACCACTACACTTGGTTCACATGCGGGGTTTTCCTACACAAGCTACTGCCCAAGACATAATAACT ttttttgcTCCGCTGAAGCCCATGAGGATCATGGTGGAATACAACTCCCATGGAGAAGCCACAGGAGAAGCAGACGTGCATTTTGAGAGCCATGAGGATGCAGTTGCTGCAATGGCTAAGAAGGGGTCACAGCTGC AGTGCAGTGCCGTTGAATTATTCCTGAATGAACATCCACAGGCAAAAGACGACTGCTAG